The segment AGGTGTTTTATGTAATTCATAATCAATCAGTATTATCTACCTTATACTTTTCCATAACTCGTTGTATATCATCCCAATCATAAAAGACTGTACCTCCTATTTTTGTGTAAGGCAGATTCCCATTTATTCGGATATTTTGTAAAGTTCCCCAACTAATATTAAGTAGTTTTCTCACTTCCCCTGATTTCACGTACCTTTTATGTTTTCCTTTTGATTGCTCATTAAAAAGTCTTTTAAGCTCATCGAATAACTCCAGCTTAAAAATCATTAGATCATCAGTAGTAATTATTTCTTTTGCCATTTTTAAAAAGTTTTAATTTAAAATCCCACCGATGGTTATACTTTTTACACGGCGGGATTTTGTTGATTTGACTTCTATAACAAATTTGAGCAGCTCTGGGAAAATAATTTCACTATCTCTACAGGACTACGAAAAAATTTAACACTGTCTGTAAACAGCAGTAAATGGGTGCAAAAAATCAAAAATTAAATGGTTTTAATTGGAAAAAGTAATTAAAGAAGAAGAGAAAATTAGTTTTCGGAGTTACGTTCACCTACCGAAAATTATAGCTCATTTTCACGGTCTACTTTTTGTTCAAATGCCAGGGTAATTTCGTCCAGGAACTTGGTAATTCTCCCTTTCCTACCCTTAATTTCTGTAAGCTTTTTATAGCAATTACCTAGCTTTTGTTTAAAAATCACTTCGAAAAGGGCAACGATATCAATAATATTGGCAGAACCATTATTTATAGCTCCTGAGAAATGCAATGCATAGATAATTTCAATAAGGTCAACTTTAGCGGCCGTCCAATTTAAATCGTGTGTAAAGGTTAATTCCATTTCGGGGCGCTGGAGTTTAATCAATTCCATTTGTCTCTGTAGAAACGGAAGCAGCCTTTTGTAGACTCTTAAATAAGCTAAAAGAATATCGTGAGAAGTATTGAATTCAGGATCCCAATATAGCGAAGTATCATAGTTTACTACTTCATTTTGAAATTTACGGGTAAAATAAAATTTATCCATACTAGTTTGTTCCAGATCAATATATAGCTGAAATTTCCTGTTACGCTGAAAAAACTTATTGATCTTTTTAATCTTCCTAGATAAATATTTCTTTCTGTATTTAACCGATGAAGTTGATTCAAGTTCAAGCGCATGAAGGTTTGTATAGTAAATAAGCTGACTAAGTGGAATTTGCTTGGCCTCCTTAAAAAAATGTACCTCTTCGTGTAGAGATCTAAATTTGAGAACTCTTATGTTCTTTCTGTAAATTTCAAGAACTTCGCGGCAGTATTTGATAATTCTATTGAATGCAATGAGTCTAGAGGGTGAAGATTCCTCTATTCTTGAAATTTCTTTCAAAAGTTCTTCCGATGTTATTAGAAAATTCACCTCTTGAGTTATAAACCATTCATTAAATTTCAGGTAAAAGAGGTTAGAATAAAAATTGGAAGGATTTCGGTTTATAAATCAAATTGCTACATTTATAAATAAATATTATTAAAAACGCTTACTGGAATATTTTCTGATAGTAATCCTAAAATTCGTTTAGAATGTTTTTCATTAAAAACTAAGCTCATTTATAAATGAAGGATAGCTTTTAAATTATCAGAATAGCGACGAAAAAAATTATAAGGTAGAAAAGAGTGAAGCCAGGTTTTATCCTGAATATAATTAGATTAGAGATATTACTTATTGATCACGTCTCATGTTACTCATCGCAAAACTAAAAATTTTGCTATAAAGCATCACGGTCTCATCGCTACCCTGGTCTTCGTGACCGTAGTGGTAATCAATATCCATTAAAATTGGTATTTCTCCTTGTGATATACTCTGTAATTTAGCTATATACTTCCCACTATCCCACAAAGGAATTCGGTCATCCTGAGATGCTGGCATTATTAAAGTCGGTGGATATTTATTCTCCGAATTTAGATTAAAGTAGGGATCCATTTTTACCAAACCTGAAAATTCCAGGCTATCTTTTACTGTTCCATACTCCAGATAACTTGTACTACTAGTAGTGGCAGATGATTCTAAACCTAGAGGATTTAATCTAGGTACTTCCGCTATGTATGAAGAAAAAAGATCCGGACGTTCATTAACGGCCATACCTGCAGTAATTCCACCTGCACTGTATGTATATAAAGAAATTAATCCTTTTTTGGTAAAACCTTTTTCAATTAATGCTTCGGCACAGGAAATAAGGTCTCTCCAGGAGTTATGCTTCAGGGTTTTCTGCCCCTGTAAATGCCATTCTTTACCCTTTTCTCCACCTCCTCTTACGTGAGGAAATGCGAGAATACCCCCGCGAGCCGCCCAGTCCAAAAAAATAGGATAGAAAAAGGAACTTAAACTTTCTCCATAAGCTCCATATACGTAGATAAACACCTCGTTCTCAGAGTTAAGTAAATTGGGATCATAAATTAGGGATAATGGCACTTCCACTCCATCGTGACTTTTGACCATAATCTGCTCTGCAATAAGATTTTCAAATTCAGGATAGCGAGTTTCTGTTTTCAATCCCTCCTTCTGTAAATCTTTATTTTCTGTAATAATGAACCTGGTATAGTTTGAAATCCAACCATCTAATTCTACTCCAATTAGATTAGTATTTACAGACCCACCAAAAAATGTGACATATCCCGGAACAAAAGGAGTTTTCAATTTGGTTATATTCTTTTCCTTATCCATTTCCCAGAGACTAACTTCAACACCTAACTTAGATTTTGAGTAATATATATGATCTTTAGTAACATTAAATTGGGTAATTGGATTTTCTTTAGATCCTTCTGCAAGTACCTCTGGATTATTAAAATTTGGGGAATGGAATTGGATACGACTTATTTGATTTCCGGTGTTATTTCCCTGCCGAAAAATAAATTCCTCGTCCCTAACTTCTCCCTCAGTGGTGTATACTTTCTGCTCTACATTAAAAAAAGGAATCCAATTTGCATTTCCTGATACTATATCTGAAACTTTAGCAATATATGCGTCATAGTAATCATTGGAATTAGCAGAATATCCAATGATATATTTATCCTGACTGGAACCAATTTTTACTTTTGGATAAAAATCTGCAGGGATAATAACTGTGTTACTATTGCCAAAAATCTTCTTCTTTTTAGCAGGTATATTCCCTAATTTATGAAGAATAGAATATGAATTCTTTTTATAGTCCGGTTTATTTGGATCTACTACTGGAAAATAGAGATAAATAAAACCCGAGCTATCAGGTAGCCATTCAATCCCCCCAAATGATGGATTAATATTGGTGATCACTTCACTATAAAACTTCTTGTTTTTTACATCAAATATTCTAACTCGAGATGAAAAATTTTCATCGGATTGATATCCAATGGCAATTTTATCTCCATCGAATGAGGGTTCTAGATAGGTCACCTCTGTTATATCATCATAATTTCCAGGATCAAAAAGTTCCACCTCATCTGCTGAGAGATTTTTTTTAAAATATAATTTATCTGTACCAGATATATAATCATATTTCATGTAAAAATAGTTTCCTTCCTCATTCACTTTAATCATACTGATTGTTCCGTTCTCACGATTCTGATATTCTTCAAATTTTTCCTGGTAATCTTGCAAAAGATCGTTTTTAGAAAAGTATTCTTCCGCTAAAGAATCCTGGGCTTTTAACCATTGTTTTATTATTGGGTCTTCAAGATTATTCAAATTGGCATAGTCATCTGAAAGAGAGAAACCGAATTCATTTATGGTCCTCACTTGCTTGGAAAGAGATGGGTAATAAGAATGAGTAAAGTTTTGTTGACTAAAAGAAATGTTTATTGATACTAAACTCAAACATAGAATTAGGAGGTGATCTTTGATTTTCATTACTCTAAATTTTGAAAAGCCCGGAACAGTCCGGGCTTTAATTAATACAGATATTTTCTACTTACCCGGCTTAGGTCGTCTCACCTTGTCGCGATCAATTACAGGGTTTCCCCCTCCTTTAATTTTTTCTAAATTCTTTAGAGCTCTTTCCTGGTAATCTTTTAATGTTTTTTTCATGATTGAAAATTTTTAATGGTTAATAAATATATGTTGATACTAAATAACTCCATCAGACAACAATTAGCAACATAGTCATACCTTCCATTTATAAATGACGGTCCACTTTTCTTAAGTTCAACTCCTTTATGAATTTTGAAGGATATATACTAGGTGTTCTTGTAAAAAGCTTTAGAAAAAGATTCACTTGTTTTAAATCCAAACACTTCAGCTAATCCCTGATTACTAAATCTCAAAAGGCTATGATCCTTATTTAACATCCGGACGGCATTTGCTATCCGAAGATCTTTAAGATAATTAGGAAATGT is part of the Antarcticibacterium sp. 1MA-6-2 genome and harbors:
- a CDS encoding prolyl oligopeptidase family serine peptidase, which encodes MKIKDHLLILCLSLVSINISFSQQNFTHSYYPSLSKQVRTINEFGFSLSDDYANLNNLEDPIIKQWLKAQDSLAEEYFSKNDLLQDYQEKFEEYQNRENGTISMIKVNEEGNYFYMKYDYISGTDKLYFKKNLSADEVELFDPGNYDDITEVTYLEPSFDGDKIAIGYQSDENFSSRVRIFDVKNKKFYSEVITNINPSFGGIEWLPDSSGFIYLYFPVVDPNKPDYKKNSYSILHKLGNIPAKKKKIFGNSNTVIIPADFYPKVKIGSSQDKYIIGYSANSNDYYDAYIAKVSDIVSGNANWIPFFNVEQKVYTTEGEVRDEEFIFRQGNNTGNQISRIQFHSPNFNNPEVLAEGSKENPITQFNVTKDHIYYSKSKLGVEVSLWEMDKEKNITKLKTPFVPGYVTFFGGSVNTNLIGVELDGWISNYTRFIITENKDLQKEGLKTETRYPEFENLIAEQIMVKSHDGVEVPLSLIYDPNLLNSENEVFIYVYGAYGESLSSFFYPIFLDWAARGGILAFPHVRGGGEKGKEWHLQGQKTLKHNSWRDLISCAEALIEKGFTKKGLISLYTYSAGGITAGMAVNERPDLFSSYIAEVPRLNPLGLESSATTSSTSYLEYGTVKDSLEFSGLVKMDPYFNLNSENKYPPTLIMPASQDDRIPLWDSGKYIAKLQSISQGEIPILMDIDYHYGHEDQGSDETVMLYSKIFSFAMSNMRRDQ
- a CDS encoding AraC family transcriptional regulator, which codes for MSTLAQELETNTSYLSVIINSYKSKTFPNYLKDLRIANAVRMLNKDHSLLRFSNQGLAEVFGFKTSESFSKAFYKNT
- a CDS encoding helix-turn-helix domain-containing protein, which produces MAKEIITTDDLMIFKLELFDELKRLFNEQSKGKHKRYVKSGEVRKLLNISWGTLQNIRINGNLPYTKIGGTVFYDWDDIQRVMEKYKVDNTD
- a CDS encoding RteC domain-containing protein produces the protein MNFLITSEELLKEISRIEESSPSRLIAFNRIIKYCREVLEIYRKNIRVLKFRSLHEEVHFFKEAKQIPLSQLIYYTNLHALELESTSSVKYRKKYLSRKIKKINKFFQRNRKFQLYIDLEQTSMDKFYFTRKFQNEVVNYDTSLYWDPEFNTSHDILLAYLRVYKRLLPFLQRQMELIKLQRPEMELTFTHDLNWTAAKVDLIEIIYALHFSGAINNGSANIIDIVALFEVIFKQKLGNCYKKLTEIKGRKGRITKFLDEITLAFEQKVDRENEL